The following coding sequences lie in one Listeria ivanovii subsp. londoniensis genomic window:
- the purE gene encoding 5-(carboxyamino)imidazole ribonucleotide mutase, whose protein sequence is MPAEIGVIMGSTSDWDTMKKACDVLDELEIVYEKKVVSAHRTPDLMFQYAEQARERGLKIIIAGAGGAAHLPGMVAAKTTLPVIGVPIKSKVLNGLDSLLSIVQMPGGVPVATVAIGESGAVNAGLLAAQILSITDDAITNRLQNRRATLEEIVLESSDSLE, encoded by the coding sequence ATGCCTGCGGAAATTGGTGTCATAATGGGGAGTACCTCAGATTGGGATACAATGAAAAAAGCATGTGATGTATTGGATGAACTAGAAATTGTTTACGAGAAAAAAGTTGTTTCAGCTCATCGTACACCAGATTTAATGTTTCAGTATGCAGAACAAGCGCGGGAACGTGGTTTAAAAATTATTATTGCAGGTGCTGGGGGTGCCGCACACTTGCCAGGTATGGTTGCTGCGAAGACGACTCTACCTGTTATTGGTGTGCCAATTAAATCAAAAGTATTAAACGGACTGGATTCTTTATTATCCATTGTACAGATGCCTGGAGGGGTTCCAGTTGCTACTGTCGCAATCGGTGAGAGTGGAGCGGTGAATGCTGGGCTTTTAGCAGCGCAAATTTTATCTATTACGGACGATGCAATTACTAACAGGTTGCAAAATAGACGTGCTACACTAGAGGAAATAGTTCTAGAAAGTAGTGATTCTCTTGAGTGA
- a CDS encoding DUF2179 domain-containing protein produces MDNSVFIVVTIFVVNILYVTIYTVRLLLTMKGYRYLAALSSVFEMIIYVVALSLVLDNLNNIANVLAYAIGFGVGVIVGMKIEERIALGYITVNVITKEYNLDLPNQIRDLGYGVTSWLASGRDGERMMLEILTQRKNERKLYRQIIEIDGGAFIVSSEPKQIHGGFWIKQVRK; encoded by the coding sequence GTGGATAATAGTGTGTTTATAGTGGTGACTATTTTTGTTGTAAATATTTTATATGTGACAATCTATACGGTAAGGCTATTGCTGACAATGAAAGGATATCGATATTTAGCTGCTCTATCAAGTGTATTTGAGATGATTATTTATGTAGTTGCACTAAGTCTAGTACTAGATAATCTAAATAATATCGCGAATGTATTAGCGTATGCGATTGGTTTTGGTGTAGGTGTTATTGTTGGAATGAAAATAGAAGAGCGAATCGCACTTGGATACATTACGGTCAATGTGATTACAAAAGAGTACAATTTGGACTTACCTAATCAAATTCGTGACTTAGGTTATGGTGTAACGAGTTGGCTTGCTAGTGGACGTGACGGCGAACGGATGATGCTAGAGATATTGACGCAAAGGAAAAATGAACGAAAATTATACAGGCAGATTATTGAGATTGATGGAGGAGCTTTTATTGTTTCATCTGAACCAAAACAAATTCATGGTGGATTTTGGATAAAACAAGTAAGAAAATAA
- a CDS encoding HD domain-containing protein, giving the protein MNKDKIITEAEKWMQTHFENETTGHDWAHINRVHKLSKRIQVTEGGDLFAMELAALFHDYSDAKLTRNPAQASNGLVIWMKQQEIPPNLITQIIRIIESVSFKQGNNPIQAQTIEEKIVQDADRLDAIGAVGIARTFTYGGAHNREIANPLNPENTTIQHFYDKLLLIESQLNTQTAKEMAQKKQKIMQDFIHALEQELKI; this is encoded by the coding sequence ATGAATAAAGACAAAATTATTACTGAAGCTGAAAAATGGATGCAAACTCATTTTGAAAATGAAACAACAGGTCATGACTGGGCACATATTAACCGAGTGCATAAACTTAGCAAAAGAATCCAAGTGACAGAAGGCGGAGACTTATTTGCAATGGAATTAGCGGCACTTTTCCACGACTATTCCGACGCCAAGTTAACTAGGAACCCAGCACAAGCTAGTAATGGATTAGTAATATGGATGAAACAACAAGAAATACCACCTAATTTAATCACCCAAATTATTCGAATTATTGAGTCGGTATCTTTTAAACAAGGTAATAATCCTATTCAAGCCCAAACAATAGAAGAAAAAATAGTTCAAGATGCAGATCGACTAGATGCTATTGGAGCAGTCGGTATAGCTAGAACCTTTACATATGGAGGGGCGCATAATCGAGAAATAGCTAATCCACTTAATCCTGAAAACACGACAATACAACACTTTTATGATAAGTTATTACTAATCGAAAGCCAATTAAATACCCAAACTGCGAAAGAGATGGCCCAAAAAAAGCAAAAAATTATGCAGGATTTTATACATGCATTAGAACAAGAATTGAAAATATAA